From one Magnolia sinica isolate HGM2019 chromosome 18, MsV1, whole genome shotgun sequence genomic stretch:
- the LOC131233093 gene encoding UDP-glucuronate 4-epimerase 3-like, with protein MSQLKPLSLIDNSIDSGVPSTPGKIKMDKSHYILSHRMRWQSSIWKLTFWSLIFVFFIFLFVTRSPPSSSSSFDPIRRSLQAPTWGGPAWEKRVRSSARVRTSKGLSVLVTGAAGFVGSHVSSTLKHRGDGVVGLDNFNDYYDPSLKRSRRDLLEHAGVFIVEGDINDAALLRKLFDVVPFTHVMHLAAQAGVRYAMQNPSSYVHSNIAGLVSILEVCKSANPQPAIVWASSSSVYGLNSKVPFSEWDRTDQPASLYAATKKAGEEIAHTYNHIYGLSITGLRFFTVYGPWGRPDMAYFFFTQDILQGKKIPIFEGPNHGTVARDFTYIDDIVKGCLASLDTAKKSTGSGGKKTGPAQLRVFNLGNTSPVPVTELVGILERLLKMKANRVMLKMPRNGDVQFTHANISLAQQELGYKPSTDLQTGLKKFVRWYLRYYSGSGKKSSG; from the coding sequence ATGTCACAGCTGAAGCCCCTTTCGCTTATCGATAACAGCATTGATAGCGGCGTTCCATCAACGCCGGGAAAGATCAAGATGGATAAATCTCATTACATTCTCAGCCATCGGATGCGATGGCAATCATCGATCTGGAAGCTGACCTTCTGGTCTCTCATCTTCgtcttcttcatcttcctcttcgtCACTCGATCGCCGCCTTCTTCGTCGTCGTCGTTTGACCCCATCCGCCGCTCTCTCCAAGCCCCCACCTGGGGCGGCCCCGCCTGGGAGAAGCGGGTTCGCTCCTCAGCCCGAGTCCGCACCAGCAAAGGCCTCTCCGTCCTCGTCACCGGCGCCGCTGGCTTCGTCGGCTCCCACGTCTCTTCCACCCTCAAGCACCGTGGCGATGGTGtcgtcggcctcgacaatttcAACGACTACTATGATCCGTCCCTCAAGCGGTCCCGCCGGGATCTCCTCGAGCACGCTGGCGTCTTCATCGTTGAGGGCGACATCAATGACGCCGCCCTTCTCCGCAAGCTCTTCGACGTCGTCCCCTTCACCCACGTTATGCACCTCGCCGCCCAGGCCGGCGTCCGCTACGCCATGCAGAATCCGTCGTCTTATGTCCACAGCAACATCGCCGGCCTCGTCAGCATCCTCGAGGTCTGCAAGTCCGCCAACCCGCAGCCCGCAATTGTATGGGCCTCCTCCAGCTCTGTCTACGGCCTCAATTCCAAGGTTCCTTTCTCAGAGTGGGACCGCACCGACCAGCCTGCCAGCCTCTATGCTGCCACCAAGAAGGCCGGTGAAGAGATTGCCCACACCTACAACCACATCTACGGGCTCTCAATCACTGGCCTACGGTTCTTCACCGTCTATGGTCCATGGGGCCGGCCTGACATGGCTTACTTCTTCTTCACACAGGATATACTGCAGGGGAAGAAGATTCCAATCTTCGAGGGGCCCAATCATGGGACAGTCGCCCGTGATTTCACCTACATTGATGATATTGTGAAGGGTTGCTTGGCGTCACTGGATACAGCAAAGAAGAGCACCGGGAGTGGCGGGAAGAAGACGGGGCCCGCGCAGCTCCGCGTATTCAATTTGGGGAACACATCACCCGTGCCCGTTACAGAACTCGTTGGCATATTGGAGAGGCTGTTGAAGATGAAGGCGAACCGGGTAATGCTGAAGATGCCGAGGAATGGGGACGTCCAGTTCACGCATGCAAACATTAGCCTGGCGCAGCAGGAACTTGGGTACAAACCCTCGACGGACCTGCAGACAGGGTTGAAGAAATTCGTGCGGTGGTACCTCAGGTACTATTCAGGTTCAGGAAAGAAGAGCAGTGGGTGA